The genomic segment AGCTAGTTTTAGAACAAGGAAAATTCTGAATTGATCTTGttaactttattgattttttaaatgtttatttttgagagagtaagcaggggagaggcagagagaggggcacagaggatctgaagtgtgcTCTGGTGCTTACAGCAGAGACCCcggtatggggcttgaactcatgaaccatgagatcatgacctaagctgaagtcagacgcttaactgactgagccatccaggcgccctctttttttttttttcccaatcctTATTCACTTTATTTCAGAAAGTGGTAAAATAGCTGTGGAATACAGACCCTGTGAAGAGATCACAGATGCCAGTACTGAAGACGAGCTACAGGATTTAATTCAAGTATGTGGAGATTAAAGTTCAGGGGTGACATAGCCACTGTAGCCATAATGTAAAGCAACCAGCAGAATTTGGAAGACTTTGGCATTAGCTCTATCATCCTCTGGGAAATGTGAAACTCAGAAACTGCTTTTGACTGCAGGGGATTTCTGGGGCTTTTCCTGAAGTCCTACCCTTGGCTCTGACCCTATATTTGAAATTTGGAGAGCAAATTTCATCAGAGCACTCCCACAGTTGTGGACATAGGAGAGGACACAAGCCTTTTAGAGCTCCCCTCAAACAGAATCTCAAGGATTTGGGAACAGAGTAACTATGGCCTTAAATGTGATTATACTACAGCGTTTGAAACCATTATGCCATTCAAATAGGATGGATCACCCAGATGACGGCATCTCATATATATCTTGCATGAATATCTTGCTGAagaacttttctgtaaatcactCACATGGATGTCCTGAATTAGGGATTAAGttgccaaaataatttctaaaagaaaatactaatgtGCCACatacagaatgttaaaaaaaaaaaaaaaaaggagcaaaaatgTGTTTCATGTCATTGAGAGCTTAATTTGGGGCtagatttgtgattttttttttttttagatttttttttttttaatgtttatttatttttgagagtgagaaagagcgtgagctggggaggggcagagagagagggagacgcagaatctgaagcaggctccaggctcggagctgtcagcacagagcccgatgcggggctcgaacccatgaaccacgagattatgaccctctctgccactcctccactcgtactctatgtctctgtctcttgctctctccaaaataaacatttaaaaaaaatttttttttaacaactataagcatttattcctcaaaaaacatcttttttaatgtttattttgaagagagaacaagagagagtacaagcaggggaggggcagagagggagacataggatctgaagcaggctccaggctctgagctgtcagcacagagcccaatgcggggcccgaagccatgaatggtgagaccatgacctgagccaaagtcagacgctcaaccaactgagccccccagcgcCCCATTCCTCCAaagggacggggggagtggtggccTTTGCAGGGTGGAGGGAGGCCTGGGCCCCAAGTGATTCTGGGAAAAGGGCCCGCTCTGGTGGTGTGGAGCCCATCTCCAGGGAGCTAATAAAGGGTGGGACgtaggcgggggaggggcgcgcaGTTGCTAACAGTGCGCGCGCGCATCACGGGGCTGCCATAATGGTTTGGCTCCCGCTCGGGGCCCAGCGCCAGTACCCCACTCGCCTGGGTCTCTGCGCCCCAGAGCCTCCGCAGGTCATGTCCCGGCTGCGCATGTTGGCCCCACTGCTTGTCCTTATGTGGCAACCGTTGTGGCTGCTGGTCCAGGCAGCTCAGCTTCCGGAGTGGGCCCTGGACCCTGCCCAGCTGACCGCCGACCCCATGGAGCCGGCTGAGCCCCGGTCTTCGCGCTCGTCTGATCCCCCACCCGAATCGCCCCAGGTACTTACACCCCTAGCTGAGCCGGTGGGCTTTAATTACCTGGGGTCCTCTGCTCCAGCCCAGATGTTGGCCCCGCCTGAGGAGTTGACTGAAACTTTGCTTCCATTCCTGGACACGGATTCCGTTGGAGAACTACCCCCAGGGACAGATGAGGATCTGAATGACCAGCTAACCCAGCATCAAAGGCTCCCAGAGGTGGTTCCAATGCCAGGTTGGGATTATTTAATGTTTCCCAGGGTTACAGATAAGCCTTTAGATGTGGAACTTACCACAACTCCAGGGCCTGATAAAGGTGTTGAATCTTCTATAGCCCAGCAAGAGGCCCCACCTCAGCCTCTTGAACATACTGAGGAAACAGAACTTTCTCTAACCCAGCAAGAGACCTCGGGTAAGCCTCCAGAGGAGGTTGAGCCTTCAAGTGAGCAGGAGACCCCAGGGCAGCCTTCCGAGCCTCCTGGGGTGATTGATCCTTCTCTAAGGCAGCAGGAGACCCCAGCTCAGCCTTCAGTGCCTCCTGAGGAAGCTAAGCCTTCTCTAAGCAAACAGGAACCCCCAGCTCAGCTTCCAGAGGCCCAGGAAGAGGGTGAACCTTCCCCTCTCCAGGAGGAGGGCCAGGGTCAGCACCCACAGGCCTCTGAGGGGAGTGAACCACCTACAACCCAGGAGGAGTCCCCAGCTCAGCATCCACAGACCCCTGAGGAGGTTGAACCTTCTTCAACCCAGCAGGAGGCTCCAGCTCAGTATCCTCAGGCATCAGAGGAGGGTGAGCCTTTTCCAACCCAACCAGAGACCCCAACTCAGTATCCAGAGCCCCTTGAGGGGACTGAACCTTCTCCAGCCCAGTCAGAGGCCACAACTCAGCATCCAAATCCCCTTGGGGAAGTTAAACCTGCAACCTATCAGGAGGCCCCAAGTCAGCATCCACAGACCTCTGAGGAAATTAACCGTTCTGCCACTCAACAGGAAGCCACAGCTCAACATCCAGAGCCTTCTGGTGAACCTTCTCCAACCCAACAGGAGGCCCCAGCTCACTCTCCAGAACATCGGGTGGTAACAGTTTTTCCTCAAGGTCAGAATCAAGCTCAGCTCCTGCTGTTGCCTAATGTCACTGTTAAACCTGTGGATCCTTCAGTTACCATGACCTCAGAATCCACTAATGAGGTTGAAGCTTCTCCACTCCGAGAAGAGGCCTCAGCTCAGTCTGGAGTGTCCCCTGAGCAGTTGGAACCTTCTCCAATCCAGCAGGAGGTCCCACATCAGCATCCAGCTGCCCCTGAAAATGCTGAGCCTTCTCCAATCCAGCAGGGAGTCTCCACTATGCCTGAAGATCTTCCTGAGGAAATTGAACTTTCTCCAAGCCAGCAGGAGAGCTCCGCTCTGCCTCAAGTGCCTGTTGCAAGGATAGAACCTTCTCCAATCCAGCAAGAGGTCCCAGCTCAGCAACCAAAGCCCAATGAGGGGGTCGAGTCTTTTCCAGTTCAGTATGAGCATCCAGCTCAGCCTCCAGGGTCCTCTACAGATGTTGTAGCTCAGTCTCCAGTACAGCATGAGGTGACATTCTCACCTCCAGGTCCAGGTGAAGCTCAGCATCCAGTGTTGCCTAATATCACAGTTAAACCTGTGGATCTGAGGGTTCTCATAAGTCCCCAGGCAACTAAGGAGGTTAAACCTCTTCCAGTGCAGCAGGATGTCCCTGCTCAATCTCCCCCTGAGCAAGTTGAATTTTCTCCAGCTCAGTCCAAGCGTCTTTCCCAGTCTCCAGAGTCCCCTGAAGATGAGTCTTCTCCAGGCCAACAAGAGGTCCTAGCTCAGACTCCAGACCCTCCTAAggatgtggaacctgcttcaggccAACAGGAGGCCCCAGCTCAGCCTTCAGAGCCTCCTGAGAAGGTGGCACCATCTCCAGTCCAGCAGGAAACCCTATCTCTACCTCTCGAGCCACTTAAGGAGATAGAATCTTCTCTAACACAACAGGAGGTACAAGCTCAGCCTTCAGAGGCCCCTGAGAAGGTAGAACCATCTCCAATTCTGCAGCAGGCTCCAACTCAACCTCCCGAGCCCTCTAAGGAGGCAGAAACTCCTCCAGCCCAGCAGGAGGCCCCAGTTCAGCCTCCAGAGCCACCTGAGGAGGTTGTAGCACAACCTCCAGTCCATAATGAGGTGACAGTTCCACCTCTAGGACAAGAGCAAGCTCAGCATCCAAACTTGCCCAATGTTACTGTTCAGCCTGCTGACCTGGAGCTTACTGTAACTCCAGAACCTACTGTGGAGGCTGAGCATTCTACAATCATGCAGCAGACTATAGCTCCTCCAGAGGACACTGAGGTGACACCTGCCCATCCAGAGCAGGTCCAGGCTCAGCATCCAAATTTGACTGAAGTCAGAGTTCAGCCTTTAGACCTGGAACTGACCATAACTCCAGAACCCACTACAGAGGCTGAACATTCTACACCCATGAAGGAGACTACAGCTCCTCCTCCAAAGGACCTTGAGGTGACACTTGCACATCCAGAGCAGGTTCAGAGTCAGCATCCAAACCTGACTGAAGTCACAGTTCCACCTATGGACCTGGAACTTACTGTAACTGCAGGATCCAGTGTGGAGACTGAACCTTCTCCAACCACGCGAGACACCCCAGGTCAGCCTGCAGAGCCACCTAAGGAGGTTGTAGTTCAATTTCCATTCCAGCAGGAAGTGACAGTTCCAACTCCAAGTAAGGATCAAGGTCAGCATCCAGCATCACCCATCATCCCATTTCGTCATGTGGAGCTTACTATAACTCCAGAACCTATTACGGAGGCTGAACATTCGACAACCCTGAAGAAGACTACAACTCCTCCCCCAAAGGACCTTGAGGTGACACTTGCACACCCAGAGCAGGTTCAGAGTCAGCATCCAAACCTGACTGAAGTCACAGTTCCACCTATGGACCTGGAACTTACTGTAACTGCAGGATCCAGTGTGGAGACTGAACCTTCTCCAACCACGCGAGACACCCCAACTCAGCCTCCAGAGGCACCTAAGGAGGTTGTAGTTCAATATCCATTCCAGCAGGAAGTGACAGTTCCAACTCCAAGTAAGGATCAAGGTCAGCATCCAGCATCACCCATCATCCCATTTCGTCATGTGGAGCTTACTATAACTCCAGAACCTATTACGGAGGCTGAACATTCGACAACCCTGAAGAAGACTACAACTCCTCCCCCAAAGGACCTTGAGGTGACACTTGCACACCCAGAGCAGGTTCAGAGTCAGCATCCAAACCTGACTGAAGTCACAGTTCCACCTATGGACCTGGAACTTACTGTAACTGCAGGATCCAGTGTGGAGACTGAACCTTCAACCACGCGAGACACCCCAACTCAGCCTCCAGAGGCACCTAAGGAGGTTGTAGTTCAATATCCATTCCAGCAGGAAGTGACAGTTCCAACTCCAAGTAAGGATCAAGGTCAGCGTCCAGCATCACCCATCATCCCATTTCGTCATGTGGAGCTTACTATAACTCCAGAACCTATTACGGAGGCTGAACATTCGACAACCCTGAAGAAGACTACAACTCCTCCCCCAAAGGACCTTGAGGTGACACTTGCACATCCAGAACAGGTTCAGAGTCAACATCGAAACCTGACTGAAGTCACGCTTCTACCTATGGACCTAGAAATTCCTGTAAGTCAGCAACCAGAGACAGGTTTTCCTCCAACAACTCAACATTCTGTGGTGCATTTTGTAAACTATACCTCAGAAAAGGCATACACAACTTTAACCTGGCAACCAGAACAGAATGCCACCACAAACCTCAAAATATGTGAGCGTTGTACCTGCAAAGATGAGACACTGTCGTGTGTTGGTCTCAGCCTACAGCAGAGGCTCCGCAGAGTGCCCGTGCCGGAGCCCGACACCTACAACGGCACCTTCACCATCTTGTAAGAATCGCCTTTACTTGTTTGTTCTCTGCCTCCTGCTTCACATGGCAGTCTCTTCCTCAATGTCGTCCTGGGCCTTCCTCATCTCCCCAACCGCGTTGACTGACTTtctgtttttaccttttctttgtcAACTATCCcttatcttcattttcctttttactacTGTTCGCCCTTCTCCAATCTTTTACTTGTAATTGtccttattctttttccttatccAATTTTTAGCCccattattttattccttaaccTCTACTCTCCCATTTTTGCTCCATCCTCTATAATAGGATACAACAGAGTAGTGAAGAGTAGAGATTCTGGAACTAGATGGCCTGCGTTTGGGCCGAGGTCTGTCATCTATTAGctttgtgactcagtttccttttctgtgaaatggaaattatgATAGTTACCACCTCATGGGATTATTGTGAGATCTAGATGAGGTAATACATATGAAGCACTTGGATCAGTGCCTGGCAAAATATgagtgttagctgttattattttgattCCCCAGACCTCATCTTTGACCCCCGGCCTTCCACATACAGTACTCAGTTTGGGCCCAACCCAAGAGTAAGTACTATGGGCGCCACACTAGGATGCAGTCGTCTTCAGAACATGAAATGAcaggtgggaagaaaggaagtggtCATAAAAAGGGAGGGGGCATGTAATTAAGTACTAAAAGAGGTACCATGGGTGTTGGAATTCAGCAGACTCTGTAATCAGTGGAGTATGGAGGTCAGGGAGAGCTGCATGGATAAGCTAACACTTTAGCTGAGACTTAAAGAGTGGCTCTGATGtgttaaatagagaaaaaatgggTATAAGTCTAGGCAAAGGCATGGCTGCAGGAGTGATCAGGAATCAAGAATTAGGTTTAGCAGTTAAAGATCCAATTACGAGAAACCTTGACTATCAGCTAGAGAGGTTTGAACGTTACATTCTGAGTTATAGAGAGCCACTGAAAGTTTTCAAGCATGAGATACAGACCATTGAAACAAGAGGATTATTTTCAGTTCCCCACGTAGGGCGATCTGGAGAGGAGAGCTTGATCCAGCGAGACCAGATAGAATGTTCTAACAAAACCTGGGAGTCAAGTAACAAGGGGCCGAATCAGAGTGGCTGAAAAGAGTCGAAAGAAAAGCCTTGAGAGCACTGCAAAGGAGGAAGTGACAAGATAGACTAACTGATGACAGTCGCGGGTGGGGTGTGCACGGGAAAGAGAAAACTCAGATATTACTCTGAAACTTCTGTCCCAGATAAGGAGAATGATGGAAGTTGAGGCATCTTTTACCAGGGAACGTAGAGCAACCAGAAGGCTTCAGGTTGACTGGAAATGTCCACCAGGCACATGTCCACCAGATGGGtatctgttttgaatttattccCGACTCccctgaaaaaaatgtgtatataaactGACCAGGTAAGCTGTTGCTGAGGGAAGAGGACAAAACTAAAGGTAAAGATTCAAAGTCATACGCAGAGTTAGCGGTTGAAACTGAACCTCAGGCATTTAATAGCTTCTTTTAAACATGTGTAATTCATGGATACATGAATTATCAtggatacttttttttgttttcaatgtcacAGGTATAGAGGATAAAACGTGAaaatcccaccccaccctccctacCTCTCATAAGGTAACTCCTGTCACCTTTTTGGTGTGtgtccttccttcccatctctttcctttgcattttttcctaatttcctaaTGAGGGGATACTTTTTAATTCCTTGCCCAGTGATTTGTTGCTTTTCCCTATGTAATATGTCTAAGAAATCTTTCCATGTTAGTTCTTCTAATTTCTAACTTCCCTTATCTTTCTAACACCTAGAGAGGTTTCAGTAGAGGGCTTCTTTACATTTGTTTGCTGATAATGGTacattttttaccatttttttcgttgaattattattttctcattgatttgtgGAAGGAACCATTTTAGACACATaagtgatttgggggaaaaaaatacttaCCTCCAGAGTAATTAACAGGCGTTATCTACCCAAGGAATGGAACAAATAGGAAGTTCACGTTCTAAGGAGCTGCCTTGTTTGTGCCAGTGGCCCCACGCTAGCTCTTTATTAATTGCACCACCTGGGATGCTGATAGCTGCGGAAAGTAGAAAGTTGGCATTTACTGCATTGGAATATTCCCCACAAGGTTGCCAGTGATTCTCTTATTTATTCCGTTCATTCCTTTCCTACCTATTCAAGGATCTGAACTGTGTTTCTTCACAGAAATTTCCAAGGAAACTCTATTTCTTACATTGATGAAAATGTATGGAAGGGATACCGTTGGGCTGAGAAACTGTGAGTATATTCTCTCCAAATacgaatacaaaaaaaaaaaaaaaaaaaaaaaaaaactaactgcaTTCTAAGGTCCTTCTTGGTCCAGAACTTTGAAGTCAGTAGCTCTGAGGAAAGGTGTTTCCCCTTCCATGTCCCAACTCAACCTCTACCGATTGCAattctgtgttaatttttttttttaacgtttatttatttttgaaacagagagagacagagcatgaacgggggagggtcagagagagggagacacagaatctgaaacaggctccaggctctgagctgtcagcacagagcccgacgcagggctcaaagtcacggaccgcgagatcatgacctgagctgaagtcggccgcttaaccgactgagccacccaggcgccccatctgtgtttattttaaaaattaaatttggcaGGTTCCCTTTAAAGTTAGAATCAATTTCAACTTATTTTCCATTATACAAGGAATACATGATTATAGtctcaatatataaaaatgaaataacaggggggcctggggggcttattcggttaagtgtccaacttcggctcaggtcataatctcaacggtttgtgggttcaagccccacgttgggctctgtgttgacagctcagagcctggagcctgcttcggattctgtctccctctctctctgcccctctcctgctcattcattccctctctctctctgtctcaaaaataaataaacattaaaaaaattttttttgatgaaataacAGATATAGTGAACACCTGCCTTATCTTCTAATCCCCCCACTGCTGGGATAGCCACTACTCTGGATTTAGTATATATCCTTCCAGACCTTTTTCCATGCATTTGCCTACATACATATTTACAGCAAAGTAGGTTTGTTGTgtgattttcttatcttttttttacataaattgtaACATCCTACAACTCGATTCTTTTGCTTTGTGGTATGtcttagactttttttcttccagtacaTAGAGGGTTACCCCATCCATGCAAGCTGCTGCATACTATTCCATAGTATGAGTGTATTACGATTTAATAATTCCCCTCTTGATGGATGTTTAGGCTGTGTCCAGTTTTCTTATTACATGCATTGCTGCATGGACCACCTCATACATGCATCTTTGTGTACGTGGGTGGGTATTTCTGTAGAATAGATCCCTGGAAATGGAATTGTTGGGATGAAGATGATGCCgatatatacaattttaattgCCCTCAAAAAAGTTGTGCCAATTTACACACCAATCCATACACCATGACAGCATTCATTTCCTCCTACCCTCCCACTCTTGGATATTCTCCATTTCTTGGCTGATCTGGTGGGTGAATAAAATGGGTCCcttctgaatttgaatttttctgattACTTATACATTTAAGTATCTCTGTATGTTTCCTGGGCATTTGTGTTTCTTGTCTGAATTTTCTGTCCTTTGCCgatttttttgttatcttttttttaaattgatttgtaGAAAAAGTCAGTGTAGACACAAGTAATTTTGGAAACAATATTATACTCGAAGTAATTGGCATTTTTCATGACAGATTGTGTGTCATATCATTAGTTCAACTTGGGTAGATAAGTCATAAATGACTtctgaattaataataaaagacataacAGTCATAGTAATCTAAATGTAGGGATTATGATCCCCCTGAAGTAGATTCCCCCCTGCCCCTTAGTCTGATAACCTTACTGGTAAGAGACAAATGGTAGAATAAGGTAGTTGTTTTCTTATGAATTTTATGAATTTCTTAAATactatatatagtttatattttctcatGATAGTATCTAACTTGGAGATCTTATTTCCCAAACttgtaagaaaaatgaaagtaatttggcacaagaaacaagagagagtggagagagtgGGTAGGCTGGGGGACAGGGGTAGGAGAAAAACTTTGAATTGTGTATTATATACCTTTGGAATTCTGAGCCATGCAAAGATATATtacctattaaaaaataaacaaattaaaaaaatattttttgaaaagcatGTATTTGGTAGTTTATATACTAGAACATGAATCTGGTAAGATTTGatgattcttaaaaaatttttaaatgtttatttatttttgagagagagagagagagagagagagagagagagagagacacagagtccaaagcaggctctaggctccgagctgtcagcacagagcctgatgtggggctcgaccccacaaactgtgaaatcatgacttgagccgaagtcagacacttaaccaactgagccacccaggtgccccaagatttgaTGATTTCTAATTCAGCTTGAGGGTTATGCCTTGTAAGACAGAAGTTTTTAAGTATGGGTCAATAGTCCCCTGGGGCAggatttttaacctttttttctatatatcaatttttttttaattttttttttaacatttatttactgctgagagacagagcatgaacaggggaggggcagaaagagagggagacacagaattggaagcaggctccaggctctgatctgtcagcagagagcccaatgtggggctcgaacccacgaaccgtgagatcgtgacctgagctgaagtcggacacttaacagactgagccacccaggcacccttctataTATCTATTGATGATCTGCAGAAGCTTATGTTCTTGggataatgttttcaaatgtataataagttaaaatatataggaaaaggaaattatgtgGAAAtagagttttcaaaaattttttaaaaagattagtgATATAGCAATAAATCTGCTTCTGTTAgaatattaaataacaaaatataatggTAGGCCTACTAACTGTTATAACTTCAAAGTACTGATGAGAATAAATGATAGTTTGAGATATCCATGCCAAatatgtgatatgaaaatatctgaTTTCTGCTGGGGACCAAATTAACTATACTAATCTGTGGTTTGTTGCCTACATTCATAATGGAAGGAAATGCTAATTCTAGTTAGAGGTTTGTGAAAATAGAGATGTGATTTCATTTTCCATCCAAGTTTGGCACCCACAAATTCAGTCCATTCTATTCACGGACCTGAGCCCTAAAGGGATGGTCTGCAAATTGAAATCTCATGCACACCTTTGCACGTATTCAAGAAAGTGCAGTTTTCTAGGGAAAGGGTCCATTCCATAGCTTTTATGAAATTCTCAAAAGGTTCTTGTCTCAAAAGATTGAGTCACAAattggggtggaggtggagaaaGACATTTGTTTTCCTGTGAAGTTGTACTTATTCTCATAAATGATGATAAATGaatgatttgttttaattaaaagcagTATATTTGCAAATTGATACCTGTCACTTTctgaattcattcaacaaatatttatggagcatctcCTATGTCCCAGGAACTGTTTTACATGCCAGGGATATAAGCTCAAGAACAAAACTGACCAAATATCCCACTTGTCAAGGGGTTTacaaatatatagtataaaaacaaatatgtaaatataataaatacatatcattTCAAGTATTGGTAAGAAATCAGTGGCCAGATCTCtcaagttttctaatttattcaacAACCATTTCTGCTGCTCATAGACTGAGTTTTTTTACTAATGATAATGCTTTTCATTCATATAATCTTGAGTTGGTTCTTTTTATTAGATGTACTGTTTACCTCTGTCTGAGGATATATTAATGATgctattctaaattttttatagtgtttatttttgagagagagagagagagagagagagcgcaagttggggaggggcagagagagagggagacacagaatctgaagcaggctccaggctctgagcttcagcacagagccccagtgcagcgcttgaacccatggactgcaacctgagccgaagtcggatgcttaaccgactgagccacgcaggtgccccattaatGTTGGTATTCTCAAatccttttgtgttttctctgttaACTGTGTCATTGACTATAAgctgttatatttgttttttattttctgtcctgaATAGAATTGGCTTTCTCACTCCATTTGGTCATTCCTGAGTGCAATTTATCTTTGTAGTTGAGATTTGActtgcttctgttttctggtCCTAAGGAAGAGGTGAAATGAACCACGGGCCTTGTTATTGGTGACAGGTCCCCCTGAGAGTTAAAGAAGAGGTGGGAGGTGACTTCTAATGGCTAGTCAGAGTGTATACCCTTCCTCCAGGGTTCTGGGACCCTGCCCCCTTCTAACACCAATGGCTCCTGCCTGGAAGAAAACACCCTTTGCTGCCAGATCCAAGGAGGAAGGATGTGGGGTTGATGTGCTGTCCTTGGTCCTACTGCAGTATCCCAGCTAATCACCCTGTAGGTGGCTCCAAGGCATTTCTGGTGGGGAGTGTTTGTGGAGCTACTCCCTTGGCTTTGAGCTAAGGTTGTGGAATTTCTAATTGTATCTTTTCTAATCATTCTTAGGGACTTTGGTGCAGTTTGGAGTTTGGTAGAGACTTGGCATGTTTCAATCTGCCAGCTTGAAATAGCACAACCTCTCAGGAAGGCAATTTTGTACCCCTGTTAAATCCTGGAGAACCTTAGGCAAATGTGTACTAggatataaacagaaaaatattcaaagcagcactgtttataataactaaaaattagaaaaatctagTATCCACCAACAGTAGAATGAACAAATAGTGTTACACGGGTATTTACTCTATACTTATTAAACTGAGCatttatgttatgtgcattttatgcACATCTTTAGTTCT from the Prionailurus viverrinus isolate Anna unplaced genomic scaffold, UM_Priviv_1.0 scaffold_35, whole genome shotgun sequence genome contains:
- the LOC125158396 gene encoding leucine-rich repeat-containing protein 37A3-like isoform X8 — protein: MAELVSFTVPTESDKTLLVWELSSGPTAEALHHSLFAVFSQFGLLYSVRVFPNAAVARPGFYAIIKFYSARDAHRAQKACDQKQLFQNSPVKVRLGTKHKAVQHQALALNSSQCQELANYYFGFNGWSKRIIKLQDLSDLEERANEDTVPPLQKQSLKFFCALEVVLPSYECWSPGAGMAEEPLDNLEEGPLSFLMKRRTIQKLAIQKAVSDAFQKLLIVILESGKIAVEYRPCEEITDASTEDELQDLIQVLTPLAEPVGFNYLGSSAPAQMLAPPEELTETLLPFLDTDSVGELPPGTDEDLNDQLTQHQRLPEVVPMPGWDYLMFPRVTDKPLDVELTTTPGPDKGVESSIAQQEAPPQPLEHTEETELSLTQQETSGKPPEEVEPSSEQETPGQPSEPPGVIDPSLRQQETPAQPSVPPEEAKPSLSKQEPPAQLPEAQEEGEPSPLQEEGQGQHPQASEGSEPPTTQEESPAQHPQTPEEVEPSSTQQEAPAQYPQASEEGEPFPTQPETPTQYPEPLEGTEPSPAQSEATTQHPNPLGEVKPATYQEAPSQHPQTSEEINRSATQQEATAQHPEPSGEPSPTQQEAPAHSPEHRVVTVFPQGQNQAQLLLLPNVTVKPVDPSVTMTSESTNEVEASPLREEASAQSGVSPEQLEPSPIQQEVPHQHPAAPENAEPSPIQQGVSTMPEDLPEEIELSPSQQESSALPQVPVARIEPSPIQQEVPAQQPKPNEGVESFPVQYEHPAQPPGSSTDVVAQSPVQHEVTFSPPGPGEAQHPVLPNITVKPVDLRVLISPQATKEVKPLPVQQDVPAQSPPEQVEFSPAQSKRLSQSPESPEDESSPGQQEVLAQTPDPPKDVEPASGQQEAPAQPSEPPEKVAPSPVQQETLSLPLEPLKEIESSLTQQEVQAQPSEAPEKVEPSPILQQAPTQPPEPSKEAETPPAQQEAPVQPPEPPEEVVAQPPVHNEVTVPPLGQEQAQHPNLPNVTVQPADLELTVTPEPTVEAEHSTIMQQTIAPPEDTEVTPAHPEQVQAQHPNLTEVRVQPLDLELTITPEPTTEAEHSTPMKETTAPPPKDLEVTLAHPEQVQSQHPNLTEVTVPPMDLELTVTAGSSVETEPSPTTRDTPGQPAEPPKEVVVQFPFQQEVTVPTPSKDQGQHPASPIIPFRHVELTITPEPITEAEHSTTLKKTTTPPPKDLEVTLAHPEQVQSQHPNLTEVTVPPMDLELTVTAGSSVETEPSPTTRDTPTQPPEAPKEVVVQYPFQQEVTVPTPSKDQGQHPASPIIPFRHVELTITPEPITEAEHSTTLKKTTTPPPKDLEVTLAHPEQVQSQHPNLTEVTVPPMDLELTVTAGSSVETEPSTTRDTPTQPPEAPKEVVVQYPFQQEVTVPTPSKDQGQRPASPIIPFRHVELTITPEPITEAEHSTTLKKTTTPPPKDLEVTLAHPEQVQSQHRNLTEVTLLPMDLEIPVSQQPETGFPPTTQHSVVHFVNYTSEKAYTTLTWQPEQNATTNLKICERCTCKDETLSCVGLSLQQRLRRVPVPEPDTYNGTFTILNFQGNSISYIDENVWKGYRWAEKLILSENYLTELHKDTFEGLLSLQYLDLSCNKIQSIERRTFESLPFLQFINLGCNLLTELSFGTFQAWHGMQFLHKLSRLVAYFKKFTSLVLTVRAP